The Bacteroidales bacterium WCE2004 nucleotide sequence GAGATCACGGCGATCTCCGTGGTACCGCCACCGATGTCGACGACCATGTTGCCCTGCGGTGCCTCGACGTTGAGACCAATACCGAGGGCTGCCGCCATCGGCTCGAAGATCAGGAAGACGTCGCGACCGCCGGCGTGCTCGGTGGAGTCGCGCACGGCGCGGATCTCCACCTCCGTGGAGCCGGAGGGGATGCCCACCACCACCTTGAGGTTGGGGGTGAAGAGCTGGCGGTGACGGCCGCCGGCCTGCTTGATGAAGCCGCGGATCATCATCTCCGCCGCATTGAAGTCGGCGATCACGCCGTCGCGCAGGGGGCGGACGGTCTTGACGCCGGGACTCGTGCGTTCGTGCATCAGTTTGGCCTGCGTGCCAAGGGCGATGCATTTGCCCGTATTATTGTCGATAGCCACGATGCTGGGCTCGTCCAACACGATCTGGTCGTTCTGATAGATGACGGTGTTGGCGGTGCCGAGGTCGATGGCCAGCTCCTGATTCAGGAAAGAAAATGCCATAGCGTAACCGGTTACTGATTGAATTACAAATGTAAATAAAAATCCTTAATTTTGTGGAAAGAAAACATCTTTTATGCGCAGAAAAATATACGGTATTTTCGTGGCCGGCGGAAGCGGCACCCGGATGGGCGGAGAAGTCCCCAAGCAGTTCCTGATGCTGGACGGACGCCCCATCCTCCAGCGCTCCATCGAGTGCTTCCTGGAGGCCGAGCCGGACCTCAAAGTCATCACCGTATTGCCCCGCATCCATTTCCAGACCTGGAAGGATCTCTGCGCCGTCCACTCCTTCCACTGCCCGCAGACCCTGGTCGCGGGCGGGCTGACCCGTTTCCATTCCGTGCAGAACGCGCTCCGCAAGGTGCCCGACGGCGCCATCGTCGCCATCCACGACGGCGTGCGCCCGCTCGTCAGCCCGGCGCTCGTCCGGCGGATGCTGGACCGGATGGAGGAGGAGGGCTGCCGGGCGCTGCTGCCCGTCGTGCCCGTCGTCGACACGCTGCGCTCCACGGACCCCGCCACGCCCGATCCGGACCGCTCCAGGATTGTCGCGGTCCAGACGCCCCAGATCTTCCGCTCCGAGGACATCAAGGCCGCCTACACGCAGGCCTACGACCTCTCGTTCACGGACGACGCCTCCGTGGCCGCCCGCAAAGAAATACCGCTCACCCTGGAGCAGGGCGAGCGGTTCAATCTCAAAATCACGACTCCCGAGGATCTCGTCCTCGCAGAGGCCATCCTTACACGGCGGTAATCGCGTGGAAGCTGGTGCTCTTGTAGTCCTTCACCCACACTTCGCGCTCGAAAGACTGGTCCAGGGAGATCATCGTGTCCGTCGACTGGATGTAGGGGATCCGCTGGATGGTGTTCAGCAGAATACTCATCAGGTGCTCATTGTCGAAACAGTACACCTTCAGGAAAAGGGCGGCCTTGCCGGTCACGAAGTGGCACTCCACAATCTCGGGAATGTGTTTCAGTGCGGCGACGACGTCCGGATACTTGTTGTCCTCGGACAGGTTCACGCTGATGAACGCGCAGACGTTGAGTCCGAGCGCGTTGGGCTTGACGACCATCCGCGAACCGGTGATGACACCATTGCTCTCCATCTTGTGGACGCGCTGGTGGATCGCAGCCCCGGAAATGCCGCATTCGCGGGCGATTTCCAAGAACGGCATGCGAGCGTTGTTGACCAGGTAGGAAAGGATTTTCCGGTCGATAGCATCAATCTGGTAGTTCGCCATAATTATGATCTTTTCTTGAATCTTCTGGTCTTGGAAGAAGCGTCCGGTGCGGGAGCTTCCGCAATGATCCTGCGGCAGTCCTCCTCCGTCAGCGTGGTGGCGTCCGTCCCGCGGGGAATACGGAAATTGCGGCCGTCGAACTTGATGTAAGGGCCGTAGCGGCCGTTGACGACGGAGATGCCCGCCTCCTCGAACTCGCGGATCGAGGGATTCGCGGCCGTGCCGGAAATGGCCTCGCTCACCAGCTTCTCGCACTCCTCCTGGCTGATCCGCAGGGGATCGGCGCCGCGCGGCAGGGAAATGTTCTTGTCTCCGTACTTGATGTAGGGGCCGAAGCGGCCCTTGAGGACCTGGATCTCCACGCCCTCGTACACACCGACACGGCGCGGGAATTCCAGGAGCTTGAGCGCCTCCTCGAGGGTCAGCGTCTCGATGAGCTGTCCCTTGGCGAGGCTGGCGGACTGGCGGTCGTCGCCCTCGCCCTTCTGGACGTAGGCGCCGAACTGTCCGAAACGGGCGATGACGGTGCGGCCGTCGGCGGGATCGACGCCGATCACGCGCTCGACGTGGCTGTACTGCCCGTCGCTCATCGTCGTTTCCACTTTCTTATGGAAGTCGCCGTAGAAGGAGGAGATCACGTCGTTCCAGACCTTCTTGCCCTCGGCGATGCTGTCGAAATCCTTCTCCACGTCGGCCGTGAAGTCATAGTCCATGATGCGCGGGAAATTCTCCACGAGGTAGTCGGAGACCACCACGCCGATCTCCTGCGGGATCAGCTTGCCGCGCTCCGCACCCACCGACTCCGTCTTGTTGCTGATGCTGACGGTGCCGTTCTTGAGCGCGAAATTGGACACGGGGACCTTGCGGCCCTCGACGTCGCCCTTGAAAATATAGCCGCGCCCGGTGGTCAGCGTAGAGATGGTCGGGGCATAGGTGGAAGGACGGCCGATGCCGAGCTCCTCGAGTTTCTTGACGAGGGTCGCCTCGGAGTAGCGGGCGGGCGCCTGGGTGAACTTGCACTCGGCGGTGAGGCCCTTTTCCGTAAGGATGTCCCCGGCGTTGACCGGCGGCAGGATGGTGGTGTTGTCCTCCTGGACGTCGTCGTCGCTGCCCTCCATATAGAGTTTGAGGAAGCCGTCGAAGAGAATCTCCGTGGCCTGGATGCCGAACTGCTCCGGGCGCTTGTCCGAAGACAGCTTGATGGAGGTGCCGAGGACCTTGGCCTCGGACATCTGGGAGGCGACGGTGCGCTTCCAGATCAGTTCGTAAAGTTTCTTCTCCTGGGCCGTGCCCTCGATCTCCGTGTTGGCGATGAAGGTCGGGCGGATGGCCTCGTGCGCCTCCTGGGCACCCTTGGCACGGGTCTTATACTGACGCGGGTGCGAATACGCCTCGCCGAAATTCTCCAAGATGAACTGCTTGGAGGTGCCGAGCGCCAGGGCGGACAGGTTGGTGGAGTCCGTACGCATGTACGTGATCAGACCGCGCTCGTAAAGGCCCTGCGCGAGGCGCATCGTCAGGCTCACCGGGAAACGGAGCTTGCGGGCGGCCTCCTGCTGCAGGGTGGAGGTGGTGAAAGGCGGAGCCGGGAAACGGACGGCGTCCTTCTTCTCGACGGAAGCGACGCGGTACGTGGCTCCGACGCTGTCCTGCAGGAACTTGCGGGCCTCGTCCGGGGTGGAGAAGCGGGTGTCGAGCAGGCCCTTGACCTTGACGCCGCCGGCCAGGAACTGGCCCTCCACCTTATAATAAGGTGAACTCTGGAAGGCGATGATCTCCTTCTCGCGGTCCACCACCAGGCGCAGCGCCACGCTCTGCACGCGGCCGGCCGACAGGCCCCGCTGGATCTTGCGCCACAGGATCGGCGACAGCTCGAAGCCGACGAGGCGGTCCAGCACACGGCGGGCCTGCTGCGCGTTGACGAGGTTGTCGTCGATGTCGCGCGGCGTCTCGATGGCATGCAGGATGGCGTCCTTGGTGATTTCGTGGAAAACGATGCGGCGCGTGCGGGCACGCTCGAGGCCGAGCGTCTCGACAAGGTGCCAGGAAATGGCTTCTCCCTCACGGTCCTCATCGGAAGCCAGCCAGATGAGCTCGGCCTGGGCGGCGGCCTTCTTCAGTTCGGCGACGACCTTCTTCTTCTCGGACGGCACCACATATTCGGGCTTGAACCCGGCCGCGACGTCCACGCTGAGCTTCTTGTCCTGCAGGTCGCGGATGTGTCCGAAACTGGACATGACCGTAAAATCCTTCCCTAAATATTTCTGAATGGTCTTCGCTTTGGCCGGAGACTCGACGATGACTAAGTTCCCTCCCATTTTACTTCTCTTTTCTATTTCGGACTGCAAAGAAAATCAGAAACTCGGTAAAATTCAAAATTTAATCGTTAATTTTGCGTTCATTAAGAAGGGGTCATAATATAATTATGACAAATTTTTTGCCGATGAAAGAGAACACCAAGAAGAAGATTGTCAAGTGGTTTTGGATCCTTGTAACGGCTCCTTTCGCCCTTGTGCTCCTGCTCGTCCTGCTGGTGGGCATCTTCGCGAAGATTCCCTCCTTCGAGGAACTCGAGCACCCCGACAACAAACTCGCTACGCAAGTCATCGCCGAGAACGGAGAAGTTCTCGCCACGTTCCATATCGAGAACCGCACCTACGTCAGCTACGAAGAGCTTTCCCCGTACCTCGTCCAGGCCGCCGTGGCCACGGAAGACGCCCGTTTCTACAAGCATTCCGGCATCGACATCAAGGGCCTGGGGCGCGTGTTCTTCAAGACGCTCCTGATGCGCGATTCGAGCCAGGGCGGCGGCAGCACCATCACCCAGCAGCTCGCCAAGACGCTCTACCCGCGCCGCGAGATCACCAACAAGTTCCAGATGGTGGGCATCAAGCTCAAGGAGTGGATCACCGCCGTCAAGATCGAGCGCGACTACACCAAGGAGGAGATCGTGGACATGTACCTCAACTCCATCTTCTTCGGCAGCAGCGCCTACGGCGTCAAGGCTGCCGCGGAGACGTATTTCGCCAAGGAGCCGGCCGACCTGACGGTCGAGGAGGCGGCCCTGCTCGTGGGCATGGTCAACAAGCCCACGCGCTACAACCCCGTCCTCAACCCCGAGTTCTCCCTGCAGCGCCGCAACTTCGTGATCGGCCAGATGGAGCGGAACGGCTACCTGACCGAGGCGCAGCGCGATTCCATCCGCCAGATTCCGATCAAGCTCAATTTCCAGGTGCAGGACCACAACGCCGGCCGCGCCCCG carries:
- a CDS encoding 2-C-methyl-D-erythritol 4-phosphate cytidylyltransferase, which codes for MRRKIYGIFVAGGSGTRMGGEVPKQFLMLDGRPILQRSIECFLEAEPDLKVITVLPRIHFQTWKDLCAVHSFHCPQTLVAGGLTRFHSVQNALRKVPDGAIVAIHDGVRPLVSPALVRRMLDRMEEEGCRALLPVVPVVDTLRSTDPATPDPDRSRIVAVQTPQIFRSEDIKAAYTQAYDLSFTDDASVAARKEIPLTLEQGERFNLKITTPEDLVLAEAILTRR
- a CDS encoding Lrp/AsnC family transcriptional regulator, regulator for asnA, asnC and gidA, which produces MANYQIDAIDRKILSYLVNNARMPFLEIARECGISGAAIHQRVHKMESNGVITGSRMVVKPNALGLNVCAFISVNLSEDNKYPDVVAALKHIPEIVECHFVTGKAALFLKVYCFDNEHLMSILLNTIQRIPYIQSTDTMISLDQSFEREVWVKDYKSTSFHAITAV
- a CDS encoding DNA topoisomerase-1, producing the protein MGGNLVIVESPAKAKTIQKYLGKDFTVMSSFGHIRDLQDKKLSVDVAAGFKPEYVVPSEKKKVVAELKKAAAQAELIWLASDEDREGEAISWHLVETLGLERARTRRIVFHEITKDAILHAIETPRDIDDNLVNAQQARRVLDRLVGFELSPILWRKIQRGLSAGRVQSVALRLVVDREKEIIAFQSSPYYKVEGQFLAGGVKVKGLLDTRFSTPDEARKFLQDSVGATYRVASVEKKDAVRFPAPPFTTSTLQQEAARKLRFPVSLTMRLAQGLYERGLITYMRTDSTNLSALALGTSKQFILENFGEAYSHPRQYKTRAKGAQEAHEAIRPTFIANTEIEGTAQEKKLYELIWKRTVASQMSEAKVLGTSIKLSSDKRPEQFGIQATEILFDGFLKLYMEGSDDDVQEDNTTILPPVNAGDILTEKGLTAECKFTQAPARYSEATLVKKLEELGIGRPSTYAPTISTLTTGRGYIFKGDVEGRKVPVSNFALKNGTVSISNKTESVGAERGKLIPQEIGVVVSDYLVENFPRIMDYDFTADVEKDFDSIAEGKKVWNDVISSFYGDFHKKVETTMSDGQYSHVERVIGVDPADGRTVIARFGQFGAYVQKGEGDDRQSASLAKGQLIETLTLEEALKLLEFPRRVGVYEGVEIQVLKGRFGPYIKYGDKNISLPRGADPLRISQEECEKLVSEAISGTAANPSIREFEEAGISVVNGRYGPYIKFDGRNFRIPRGTDATTLTEEDCRRIIAEAPAPDASSKTRRFKKRS